The Vibrio tubiashii ATCC 19109 genome has a segment encoding these proteins:
- a CDS encoding GAF domain-containing protein — protein sequence MKIEHYHRLTKQAASLIESETDLIANLSNVSALLNMELDNLNWVGFYLMKDGELVLGPFQGKPACVRIPVGRGVCGTAVATNTVQRIYDVHEFEGHIACDAESNSELVIPFSINGEIAGVLDIDSPNVGRFNEIDEEGLTFLMSEVEKLLNSHAIGA from the coding sequence ATGAAAATAGAACATTACCACCGCTTAACCAAGCAAGCTGCGTCATTAATTGAATCTGAAACCGATCTTATTGCGAATCTATCGAATGTCAGTGCTTTGCTTAACATGGAGTTAGACAATCTAAACTGGGTTGGTTTCTATCTAATGAAAGACGGTGAGTTAGTTCTTGGCCCATTCCAAGGTAAACCAGCTTGTGTACGTATTCCTGTTGGTCGGGGTGTATGTGGAACAGCGGTAGCAACGAACACCGTACAACGCATATACGATGTGCATGAGTTTGAAGGTCATATTGCTTGTGATGCAGAGAGTAATTCTGAGTTAGTTATCCCATTTTCAATTAATGGTGAAATTGCTGGGGTACTAGATATTGATAGCCCTAATGTGGGTCGATTCAATGAAATTGATGAGGAAGGACTGACATTTTTGATGAGCGAAGTAGAAAAGCTGCTTAATTCACACGCTATCGGGGCATAA
- the proQ gene encoding RNA chaperone ProQ, with product MENTEKLKNSKEVIAYIAECFPKCFTLEGEAKPLKIGIFQDLAERLTDDPKVSKTQLRAALRQYTSSWRYLHGVKPGAVRVDLDGNPAGELDEEHVEHAKTALAESKAKVQARRKEQAQKAREEGKAKAKPAAKKPQGRRPQQNKVQKANKPVETRALNADEVKVGNQVNVNMGKGNMAATIVEINKEDVRVQLSNGLQMVVKAEHLRA from the coding sequence ATGGAAAACACTGAAAAGTTAAAAAACAGCAAAGAAGTTATCGCATATATTGCTGAATGTTTCCCTAAGTGCTTTACTTTAGAAGGTGAAGCAAAGCCACTTAAAATTGGTATTTTTCAAGATCTTGCGGAGCGTCTAACGGACGATCCAAAAGTAAGCAAAACTCAACTTCGTGCAGCGTTAAGACAATACACTTCATCATGGCGTTACCTTCACGGTGTGAAGCCAGGTGCAGTACGTGTAGATTTAGATGGCAACCCAGCAGGTGAGCTAGATGAAGAACACGTAGAACACGCGAAAACAGCACTAGCTGAGAGCAAAGCGAAAGTGCAAGCTCGTCGTAAAGAGCAAGCGCAAAAAGCTCGTGAAGAAGGCAAAGCGAAAGCTAAGCCAGCTGCGAAAAAGCCACAAGGCCGTCGCCCACAACAGAATAAAGTACAAAAAGCCAATAAGCCGGTAGAAACGCGTGCTTTGAATGCTGACGAAGTAAAAGTTGGCAATCAAGTAAACGTCAATATGGGTAAAGGAAACATGGCTGCGACTATCGTTGAAATCAATAAGGAAGATGTGCGTGTTCAACTGTCTAACGGCCTACAAATGGTTGTAAAAGCGGAGCACCTACGCGCATAA
- the prc gene encoding carboxy terminal-processing peptidase, with amino-acid sequence MKCRSKMSLIAASLWLAASSAYALEAKITLEDLPVLSPEAQHATASKRVEEKLTSSHYKHIKLNDDLSRKIFWRYVESLDYNKNVFTQADIDAISKWQDSVDDQLKSGDTQIAFELYNLSMKRRYERFVHALKLLDTEMKFDIDESIELDRSEATWPKDTAELDELWRKRVKYDALNLKLTGKEWDEVKEVLGKRYNNALKRLSQTHSEDVFQFYMNAFAREVDPHTSYLSPRNAEQFQTEMNLSLEGIGAVLQMTDDYTVIRSLVAGGPASKSKQLGEGDRIIGVGQDGEEIVDVIGWRLDDVVQLIKGPKGTKVNLEILPEGKDKKAFTVTLERDKIRLEDRAVKSEVFEKDGKKIGVLEVPSFYVGLAKDTDKLISELKEQNVDGIIVDLRNNGGGALTEASALTGLFIKSGPVVQVRDSYGRVNVKGDFDDQISYDGPMSVLINRNSASASEIFAAALQDYGRAVILGENSFGKGTVQQHRTLGKIYDLFDKELGYVQYTIQKFYRIDGGSTQNKGVAPDIAYPTAVEPSETGESVEDNALPWDSIDKAKYEVLQRNSEMVNQLATKHEARIAKDLEFGFIAEDIAKYKAEKDDNTLSLNKKTRQAESDQADERRLARINERQKAEGEEPFKSLDDVPKDYEAPDAYLDESVAIMVDMIKS; translated from the coding sequence ATGAAATGCCGTTCAAAAATGTCGCTGATCGCTGCTAGCTTATGGCTAGCAGCTTCTTCAGCCTATGCTCTAGAAGCAAAAATTACCCTTGAGGACTTACCAGTCCTTTCTCCGGAAGCACAACACGCTACAGCAAGTAAGCGTGTCGAAGAAAAGCTTACCAGCTCTCACTACAAACATATCAAACTCAATGATGACCTATCGCGTAAGATCTTTTGGCGCTATGTCGAATCGTTGGACTACAACAAGAACGTCTTCACTCAAGCTGACATCGATGCCATCTCTAAGTGGCAAGACTCTGTTGATGACCAGTTAAAGTCGGGCGACACTCAAATTGCATTTGAACTGTACAACTTGTCGATGAAGCGTCGTTATGAGCGATTTGTTCATGCGCTTAAGCTTCTTGATACAGAAATGAAGTTTGATATCGATGAGAGTATTGAACTTGATCGTAGTGAAGCGACTTGGCCAAAAGACACGGCAGAGCTTGATGAGTTGTGGAGAAAGCGAGTCAAGTATGACGCGCTAAATCTGAAACTCACAGGCAAAGAGTGGGACGAAGTCAAAGAAGTTCTTGGTAAACGATACAACAACGCTTTGAAGAGACTCAGTCAAACGCACAGTGAAGATGTGTTCCAGTTCTATATGAACGCATTTGCTCGTGAAGTGGATCCTCATACTAGCTATCTTTCCCCTCGTAATGCCGAGCAGTTCCAAACAGAGATGAATCTTTCTCTAGAAGGGATTGGTGCAGTATTGCAAATGACCGATGACTATACTGTCATTCGCTCTTTAGTTGCTGGTGGTCCGGCTTCTAAGAGTAAGCAACTGGGCGAAGGTGATCGAATCATTGGCGTTGGTCAAGATGGTGAAGAGATTGTTGATGTCATTGGTTGGAGACTTGACGATGTTGTGCAGCTGATCAAAGGCCCGAAAGGCACCAAGGTTAATCTGGAAATCTTACCTGAGGGTAAAGATAAGAAAGCATTCACGGTGACCCTAGAGCGTGACAAAATTCGTTTGGAAGACCGCGCTGTTAAATCTGAAGTGTTCGAGAAAGACGGCAAGAAGATTGGTGTACTTGAAGTCCCTAGCTTCTATGTCGGTCTAGCAAAAGATACTGATAAGTTGATTTCTGAGCTAAAAGAGCAGAATGTTGATGGTATCATCGTCGATCTTCGCAATAACGGCGGCGGTGCTTTGACAGAAGCTTCGGCACTAACCGGACTATTCATCAAGAGCGGCCCAGTGGTTCAAGTACGTGACAGCTACGGCCGAGTCAATGTGAAAGGTGACTTTGATGACCAGATCAGTTATGACGGTCCGATGAGTGTCTTGATCAACCGTAATAGTGCATCAGCATCAGAGATTTTTGCGGCAGCGCTCCAAGACTATGGTCGTGCCGTGATTCTTGGTGAAAACTCTTTCGGTAAAGGTACGGTTCAACAACACCGTACGCTTGGCAAGATCTATGACTTGTTCGATAAAGAGCTTGGTTATGTTCAGTACACGATTCAGAAGTTTTACCGAATCGATGGTGGTAGTACACAAAATAAAGGTGTAGCGCCTGATATTGCGTATCCAACTGCAGTTGAGCCTAGCGAAACCGGTGAGAGTGTTGAAGATAACGCTCTACCTTGGGATAGCATCGACAAAGCCAAATATGAAGTGTTACAGCGTAACTCTGAGATGGTTAATCAGCTAGCCACCAAACATGAAGCACGCATTGCCAAAGATCTTGAATTTGGCTTTATCGCTGAAGATATTGCTAAGTACAAAGCAGAAAAAGACGACAACACTTTATCACTGAATAAGAAAACTCGTCAGGCTGAGAGCGATCAAGCAGATGAAAGACGTTTAGCTCGAATCAACGAACGTCAGAAAGCTGAGGGTGAAGAGCCATTTAAGTCTTTAGATGATGTACCTAAAGATTATGAAGCGCCTGATGCTTACCTTGATGAATCTGTAGCTATCATGGTTGATATGATTAAATCGTAA